The Cucurbita pepo subsp. pepo cultivar mu-cu-16 chromosome LG08, ASM280686v2, whole genome shotgun sequence genome contains a region encoding:
- the LOC111799946 gene encoding putative ABC transporter C family member 15 isoform X1, translating into MLGSLHTLSKFKLLGFEGDWLWQQLESPCLGEHLSIGVQLGFAVILFVQFVLKCIVQISDYLRGGRKITDQASENRLIGRNLSGFYKASVACTIFLCVIHVLMFFALLYGIGSRCRVEISVFSSEIIHVVAWGVAVVAVCGIVRNKSVKYPWLLRGWWICSFFLSIIRVALYEKFGDGNQVRAYTYAQLVCFLPLIFLLALSVYGKTGIVFVVHNGLADPLLHENGSEHEEDKRDSAYERATLLQLVTFSWLNPLFALGYKRRLEHEDIPDVCRNDSAKLVSNAFTEKLDFVMKKNGGVDASIYKAIYLFCRKKAAINAGLAVLSAALSYVGPYLIDDFVNFLTEKKGRSLSSGYLLALAFLSAKVIETIAQRQWIFEARRLGIHLRGALASHIYKKGIRLSSRSRQSHTSGEIINYMSVDIERITDFAWYLNMIWMLPVQISLAIYILHTNLXLGSLGAIATTLIIMSCNIPLTKVLKDYQKKIMEAKDNRMKATSEVLRNMKILKLQAWDYQYLQKIESLRKVEHDWLWKSSKLTAFTAFLFWGSPTLISLVTFGLCTLLGIELTAGKVISALATFQMLQDPIFSLPDVLSAFIQGKVSVDRVASFLQVDEIQQDAIVYVPKDQTEFDIEIENGIFSWTPESINPSLDQINLKVKRGMKVAICGTVGSGKSSLLSCILGEIEKLSGTVKISGTKAYVPQSPWILSGNIKENILFGNEYEHTKYNRTITACALTKDLELFPCGDLTEIGERGINMSGGQKQRIQIARAVYQDADIYLLDDPFSAVDAHTGTQLFKDCLMGALKEKTIIYVTHQVEFLPAADLILVMQNGRIVQVGGFEELLKQNFGFEALVGAHNQALESILSVEHSSRISQVEKREKELNGDSITNADPLNSKIEQNNSTQPMREKRGKLIQEEERKKGSIGKEVYLSYMTRINGGIFVPIIVLAHTLFQALQIASNYWMTWACPTTSETEPKVGMNVMLLVYFLLAVGSSLGLLLRSLLLAVIGLQTAQKFFKDMLYSIFHAPMAFFDTTPTGRILNRASGDQSTLDLAMAVKLGWCAFSVIRLLGTIVVMSQVAWEVFAILVPVTAACIWYQHYYTPTAREVGRLAGIHQAPILHHYAESLAGAATIRAFNHEDRFFSTNLRLIDAFSKTWFYNNSVMEWLYFRLNALSHFVFAFSLALLVSLPEGTIDPGNAGLAISYGINLNWLQASVIWSICSAQRKIISVERILQYSKIKSEAPLVVEDCRPPSNWPQEGSITFKNLQIRYADHLPDVLKDISCVIPGKKKVGVVGRTGCGKSTLIQAIFRIVEPRGGSIVIDNVDICKIGLHDLRSRLSIIPQDPLLFEGTVRGNLDPLEQYSDQEIWEALDKCQLGGLVREKEMRLNSPVVENGENWSVGQRQLFCLGRALLKKSNILVLDEATASVDSATDSIIQSIIRQEFENQTVITIAHRIHTVIDSDLVLVLSDGRIAEFDSPGKLLERDDSFFSKLVKEYSMRSQGLNSLKEH; encoded by the exons ATGTTGGGTTCTCTCCATACTCTCTCAA AATTCAAGCTTCTGGGATTTGAAGGTGATTGGCTATGGCAGCAGCTTGAATCTCCATGTCTTGGCGAACATTTGAGCATTGGCGTGCAACTAGGGTTCGCGGTAATCTTGTTTGTTCAGTTTGTTCTGAAATGTATCGTTCAGATATCAGATTATCtcagaggaggaagaaaaataaccGATCAAGCATCGGAAAATCGCCTGATCGGCCGGAATTTAAGTGGTTTTTACAAAGCGAGTGTAGCTTGCACCATATTCTTATGTGTTATCCATGTTTTGATGTTCTTCGCTCTGCTATATGGGATTGGATCTCGTTGCCGTGTGGAAATCTCTGTATTTTCCTCCGAGATTATTCATGTCGTTGCTTGGGGAGTTGCGGTGGTTGCAGTTTGTGGAATCGTTCGCAACAAGTCTGTTAAGTATCCTTGGCTGCTACGAGGATGGTGGATTTGCAGCTTCTTTTTATCGATCATCCGTGTGGCTCTCTATGAAAAATTTGGAGATGGAAATCAAGTAAGAGCTTACACTTACGCCCAACTTGTTTGCTTTCTTCCATTGATTTTCCTGCTTGCGCTTTCGGTTTATGGAAAGACTGGCATAGTTTTCGTTGTTCATAATGGCTTGGCCGATCCACTTCTCCATGAAAATGGCTCTGAGCATGAGGAAGACAAGAGAGACTCTGCTTACGAGAGGGCAACTCTTCTGCAACTCGTTACCTTCTCATGGCTTAATCCCCTTTTCGCTTTGGGATACAAGAGACGCCTCGAACACGAAGACATACCAGATGTTTGTAGAAATGACTCTGCTAAGCTTGTATCCAATGCCTTCACGGAGAAGCTAGACTTTGtaatgaagaagaatggaGGCGTAGACGCATCAATCTATAAGgcaatttatttgttttgcaGGAAGAAAGCAGCCATTAACGCTGGTTTAGCAGTGCTAAGTGCTGCATTATCATATGTTGGACCATATCTTATTGATGACTTTGTAAATTTCCTTACTGAGAAGAAGGGACGTAGCTTATCAAGTGGATATCTTCTTGCACTTGCTTTTCTAAGTGCAAAGGTAATTGAGACGATTGCTCAAAGGCAATGGATTTTCGAGGCACGTCGACTCGGCATTCACCTCAGGGGTGCTTTAGCTTCTCACATATACAAGAAGGGCATTCGTTTATCTAGCCGATCTCGCCAAAGTCATACCAGTGGAGAGATCATAAACTACATGAGTGTTGATATTGAAAGGATCACAGACTTTGCTTGGTACTTGAATATGATATGGATGTTGCCAGTCCAAATTTCATTAGCTATCTATATTTTACATACAAATCTAN GTTTGGGGTCGTTGGGTGCCATAGCTACAACTTTAATTATCATGTCCTGTAACATACCTTTGACAAAAGTCCTGAAAGATTACCAAAAGAAGATCATGGAAGCTAAGGACAATAGGATGAAAGCTACTTCAGAGGTTCTTAGAAATATGAAGATACTCAAACTTCAAGCATGGGATTATCAATATCTCCAAAAGatagaaagtttaagaaaagTGGAGCATGATTGGCTATGGAAGTCGTCAAAATTAACAGCATTTACAGCTTTTCTCTTCTGGGGATCACCTACTCTGATCTCTCTTGTGACATTTGGACTCTGTACCTTATTGGGCATAGAATTGACTGCTGGAAAAGTCATCTCTGCATTGGCGACGTTCCAAATGCTACAAGATCCTATATTCAGTCTTCCCGACGTACTATCTGCATTTATTCAGGGAAAAGTTTCAGTAGATAGAGTCGCTTCCTTCCTCCAAGTAGATGAAATACAGCAGGATGCCATTGTTTATGTTCCAAAAGATCAGACAGAATTTGATATAGAGATAGAAAATGGAATATTCAGCTGGACCCCAGAGTCCATCAACCCATCTCTTGATCAAATAAACTTGAAGGTGAAAAGGGGGATGAAGGTGGCAATTTGTGGGACTGTTGGATCGGGGAAGTCCAGTCTGCTCTCATGTATTCTTGGTGAAATAGAAAAGCTTTCTGGGACTGTGAAGATCAGTGGTACAAAGGCCTATGTTCCTCAGTCTCCTTGGATACTGTCTGGAAATATCAAGGAGAATATTCTTTTTGGAAATGAATACGAACATACCAAATATAACCGAACTATTACTGCCTGTGCTTTGACAAAAGATTTAGAGTTGTTTCCATGTGGTGATCTAACCGAAATTGGAGAAAGAGGGATAAACATGAGTGGGGGACAAAAGCAGCGGATCCAAATTGCTCGTGCTGTTTATCAAGATGCTGATATTTATCTCCTCGATGATCCTTTCAGTGCTGTTGATGCTCATACAGGAACCCAACTTTTCAAG GACTGTCTGATGGGTGCTCTCAAAGagaaaactataatttatgtaACCCATCAAGTTGAATTTCTACCAGCAGCAGACCTCATTCTG GTGATgcaaaatggaagaattgtGCAAGTTGGAGGATTTGAAGAACttctgaaacaaaattttggatttgaagCTTTAGTTGGGGCACATAATCAAGCTCTTGAGTCAATTCTCTCTGTTGAACACTCAAGTAGAATATCTCAAGTTGAAAAAcgtgaaaaagaattaaatggAGATTCTATCACAAATGCAGATCCTCTGAACTccaaaattgaacaaaataattccACACAGCCGATGAGggaaaaaaggggaaaacTAATacaagaggaagagagaaagaaaggaagcATAGGAAAAGAAGTGTACCTATCTTACATGACCAGAATAAATGGAGGAATTTTTGTCCCAATCATAGTCTTGGCACACACATTGTTCCAAGCACTACAGATTGCTAGTAATTACTGGATGACATGGGCTTGTCCAACTACAAGCGAGACAGAACCAAAAGTTGGGATGAATGTTATGCTACTTGTATATTTTCTACTTGCTGTTGGGAGTTCACTAGGCTTGCTGCTGAGATCATTATTATTAGCGGTAATTGGACTTCAAACAGCACAAAAGTTCTTCAAAGATATGTTATACAGTATATTCCATGCACCAATGGCATTTTTCGACACAACCCCAACTGGAAGAATTCTTAACCGG GCATCAGGTGATCAAAGTACTTTAGACTTAGCCATGGCTGTAAAGCTAGGTTGGTGTGCATTCTCAGTAATTCGGTTGCTAGGGACCATTGTAGTAATGTCTCAAGTAGCATGGGAAGTCTTTGCCATTTTGGTACCTGTTACTGCAGCCTGCATCTGGTACCAA CATTATTACACACCCACAGCACGAGAAGTTGGCCGGTTAGCAGGGATTCACCAAGCTCCAATCCTGCACCACTATGCAGAATCCCTAGCAGGAGCAGCAACTATTCGTGCCTTCAACCATGAAGACCGGTTTTTCAGTACCAACCTTCGTCTTATTGATGCCTTTTCAAAGACATGGTTCTATAATAATTCAGTTATGGAGTGGCTTTACTTCAGATTGAATGCGCTATCACATTTTGTTTTTGCCTTTTCATTGGCTTTGCTGGTGTCTCTCCCCGAAGGAACTATCGACCCAG GTAATGCGGGCTTGGCAATATCGTATGGGATAAACTTGAATTGGTTACAGGCTTCAGTCATATGGAGTATATGCAGCGCACAGAGAAAAATCATTTCAGTGGAAAGAATTCTTCAGTACTCGAAGATAAAAAGTGAAGCACCCCTTGTTGTTGAAGACTGCAGACCACCAAGCAATTGGCCGCAAGAGGGGAGTATTACTTTCAAGAATTTACAG ATTCGTTATGCGGACCATCTTCCGGATGTCCTAAAAGACATCAGCTGCGTCATCCcaggaaagaagaaagtggGCGTTGTAGGAAGAACAGGCTGTGGGAAATCAACCCTCATTCaggccatttttaggatagttGAACCTAGAGGAGGAAGCATTGTTATAGACAATGTTGACATTTGTAAGATTGGCCTCCATGACCTGAGATCAAGACTTAGCATCATCCCTCAAGACCCCTTGTTGTTCGAAGGTACGGTTCGAGGAAATCTCGACCCACTAGAACAGTATTCTGACCAAGAAATCTGGGAG GCTTTAGATAAATGTCAATTGGGTGGATTGGTGCGTGAGAAGGAGATGAGGTTGAATTCTCCAG TGGttgaaaatggtgaaaattgGAGTGTTGGTCAACGACAACTATTTTGTCTTGGAAGGGCATTGCTCAAGAAAAGCAACATTCTAGTGCTCGACGAGGCCACAGCGTCTGTCGATTCAGCAACTGATAGCATCATTCAAAGTATCATTAGGCAGGAGTTCGAAAATCAAACAGTAATCACCATAGCTCATAGAATCCACACAGTTATTGACAGCGACCTTGTTTTGGTTCTCAGTGATG GACGGATTGCCGAGTTCGACTCACCCGGAAAATTACTCGAAAGAGATGATTCCTTCTTCTCCAAACTGGTGAAGGAGTATTCGATGAGATCTCAAGGCTTGAATAGCTTAAAAGAACACTGA
- the LOC111799946 gene encoding putative ABC transporter C family member 15 isoform X2 codes for MLGSLHTLSKFKLLGFEGDWLWQQLESPCLGEHLSIGVQLGFAVILFVQFVLKCIVQISDYLRGGRKITDQASENRLIGRNLSGFYKASVACTIFLCVIHVLMFFALLYGIGSRCRVEISVFSSEIIHVVAWGVAVVAVCGIVRNKSVKYPWLLRGWWICSFFLSIIRVALYEKFGDGNQVRAYTYAQLVCFLPLIFLLALSVYGKTGIVFVVHNGLADPLLHENGSEHEEDKRDSAYERATLLQLVTFSWLNPLFALGYKRRLEHEDIPDVCRNDSAKLVSNAFTEKLDFVMKKNGGVDASIYKAIYLFCRKKAAINAGLAVLSAALSYVGPYLIDDFVNFLTEKKGRSLSSGYLLALAFLSAKVIETIAQRQWIFEARRLGIHLRGALASHIYKKGIRLSSRSRQSHTSGEIINYMSVDIERITDFAWYLNMIWMLPVQISLAIYILHTNLGLGSLGAIATTLIIMSCNIPLTKVLKDYQKKIMEAKDNRMKATSEVLRNMKILKLQAWDYQYLQKIESLRKVEHDWLWKSSKLTAFTAFLFWGSPTLISLVTFGLCTLLGIELTAGKVISALATFQMLQDPIFSLPDVLSAFIQGKVSVDRVASFLQVDEIQQDAIVYVPKDQTEFDIEIENGIFSWTPESINPSLDQINLKVKRGMKVAICGTVGSGKSSLLSCILGEIEKLSGTVKISGTKAYVPQSPWILSGNIKENILFGNEYEHTKYNRTITACALTKDLELFPCGDLTEIGERGINMSGGQKQRIQIARAVYQDADIYLLDDPFSAVDAHTGTQLFKDCLMGALKEKTIIYVTHQVEFLPAADLILVMQNGRIVQVGGFEELLKQNFGFEALVGAHNQALESILSVEHSSRISQVEKREKELNGDSITNADPLNSKIEQNNSTQPMREKRGKLIQEEERKKGSIGKEVYLSYMTRINGGIFVPIIVLAHTLFQALQIASNYWMTWACPTTSETEPKVGMNVMLLVYFLLAVGSSLGLLLRSLLLAVIGLQTAQKFFKDMLYSIFHAPMAFFDTTPTGRILNRASGDQSTLDLAMAVKLGWCAFSVIRLLGTIVVMSQVAWEVFAILVPVTAACIWYQHYYTPTAREVGRLAGIHQAPILHHYAESLAGAATIRAFNHEDRFFSTNLRLIDAFSKTWFYNNSVMEWLYFRLNALSHFVFAFSLALLVSLPEGTIDPGNAGLAISYGINLNWLQASVIWSICSAQRKIISVERILQYSKIKSEAPLVVEDCRPPSNWPQEGSITFKNLQIRYADHLPDVLKDISCVIPGKKKVGVVGRTGCGKSTLIQAIFRIVEPRGGSIVIDNVDICKIGLHDLRSRLSIIPQDPLLFEGTVRGNLDPLEQYSDQEIWEALDKCQLGGLVREKEMRLNSPVVENGENWSVGQRQLFCLGRALLKKSNILVLDEATASVDSATDSIIQSIIRQEFENQTVITIAHRIHTVIDSDLVLVLSDGRIAEFDSPGKLLERDDSFFSKLVKEYSMRSQGLNSLKEH; via the exons ATGTTGGGTTCTCTCCATACTCTCTCAA AATTCAAGCTTCTGGGATTTGAAGGTGATTGGCTATGGCAGCAGCTTGAATCTCCATGTCTTGGCGAACATTTGAGCATTGGCGTGCAACTAGGGTTCGCGGTAATCTTGTTTGTTCAGTTTGTTCTGAAATGTATCGTTCAGATATCAGATTATCtcagaggaggaagaaaaataaccGATCAAGCATCGGAAAATCGCCTGATCGGCCGGAATTTAAGTGGTTTTTACAAAGCGAGTGTAGCTTGCACCATATTCTTATGTGTTATCCATGTTTTGATGTTCTTCGCTCTGCTATATGGGATTGGATCTCGTTGCCGTGTGGAAATCTCTGTATTTTCCTCCGAGATTATTCATGTCGTTGCTTGGGGAGTTGCGGTGGTTGCAGTTTGTGGAATCGTTCGCAACAAGTCTGTTAAGTATCCTTGGCTGCTACGAGGATGGTGGATTTGCAGCTTCTTTTTATCGATCATCCGTGTGGCTCTCTATGAAAAATTTGGAGATGGAAATCAAGTAAGAGCTTACACTTACGCCCAACTTGTTTGCTTTCTTCCATTGATTTTCCTGCTTGCGCTTTCGGTTTATGGAAAGACTGGCATAGTTTTCGTTGTTCATAATGGCTTGGCCGATCCACTTCTCCATGAAAATGGCTCTGAGCATGAGGAAGACAAGAGAGACTCTGCTTACGAGAGGGCAACTCTTCTGCAACTCGTTACCTTCTCATGGCTTAATCCCCTTTTCGCTTTGGGATACAAGAGACGCCTCGAACACGAAGACATACCAGATGTTTGTAGAAATGACTCTGCTAAGCTTGTATCCAATGCCTTCACGGAGAAGCTAGACTTTGtaatgaagaagaatggaGGCGTAGACGCATCAATCTATAAGgcaatttatttgttttgcaGGAAGAAAGCAGCCATTAACGCTGGTTTAGCAGTGCTAAGTGCTGCATTATCATATGTTGGACCATATCTTATTGATGACTTTGTAAATTTCCTTACTGAGAAGAAGGGACGTAGCTTATCAAGTGGATATCTTCTTGCACTTGCTTTTCTAAGTGCAAAGGTAATTGAGACGATTGCTCAAAGGCAATGGATTTTCGAGGCACGTCGACTCGGCATTCACCTCAGGGGTGCTTTAGCTTCTCACATATACAAGAAGGGCATTCGTTTATCTAGCCGATCTCGCCAAAGTCATACCAGTGGAGAGATCATAAACTACATGAGTGTTGATATTGAAAGGATCACAGACTTTGCTTGGTACTTGAAT ATGATATGGATGTTGCCAGTCCAAATTTCATTAGCTATCTATATTTTACATACAAATCTAGGTTTGGGGTCGTTGGGTGCCATAGCTACAACTTTAATTATCATGTCCTGTAACATACCTTTGACAAAAGTCCTGAAAGATTACCAAAAGAAGATCATGGAAGCTAAGGACAATAGGATGAAAGCTACTTCAGAGGTTCTTAGAAATATGAAGATACTCAAACTTCAAGCATGGGATTATCAATATCTCCAAAAGatagaaagtttaagaaaagTGGAGCATGATTGGCTATGGAAGTCGTCAAAATTAACAGCATTTACAGCTTTTCTCTTCTGGGGATCACCTACTCTGATCTCTCTTGTGACATTTGGACTCTGTACCTTATTGGGCATAGAATTGACTGCTGGAAAAGTCATCTCTGCATTGGCGACGTTCCAAATGCTACAAGATCCTATATTCAGTCTTCCCGACGTACTATCTGCATTTATTCAGGGAAAAGTTTCAGTAGATAGAGTCGCTTCCTTCCTCCAAGTAGATGAAATACAGCAGGATGCCATTGTTTATGTTCCAAAAGATCAGACAGAATTTGATATAGAGATAGAAAATGGAATATTCAGCTGGACCCCAGAGTCCATCAACCCATCTCTTGATCAAATAAACTTGAAGGTGAAAAGGGGGATGAAGGTGGCAATTTGTGGGACTGTTGGATCGGGGAAGTCCAGTCTGCTCTCATGTATTCTTGGTGAAATAGAAAAGCTTTCTGGGACTGTGAAGATCAGTGGTACAAAGGCCTATGTTCCTCAGTCTCCTTGGATACTGTCTGGAAATATCAAGGAGAATATTCTTTTTGGAAATGAATACGAACATACCAAATATAACCGAACTATTACTGCCTGTGCTTTGACAAAAGATTTAGAGTTGTTTCCATGTGGTGATCTAACCGAAATTGGAGAAAGAGGGATAAACATGAGTGGGGGACAAAAGCAGCGGATCCAAATTGCTCGTGCTGTTTATCAAGATGCTGATATTTATCTCCTCGATGATCCTTTCAGTGCTGTTGATGCTCATACAGGAACCCAACTTTTCAAG GACTGTCTGATGGGTGCTCTCAAAGagaaaactataatttatgtaACCCATCAAGTTGAATTTCTACCAGCAGCAGACCTCATTCTG GTGATgcaaaatggaagaattgtGCAAGTTGGAGGATTTGAAGAACttctgaaacaaaattttggatttgaagCTTTAGTTGGGGCACATAATCAAGCTCTTGAGTCAATTCTCTCTGTTGAACACTCAAGTAGAATATCTCAAGTTGAAAAAcgtgaaaaagaattaaatggAGATTCTATCACAAATGCAGATCCTCTGAACTccaaaattgaacaaaataattccACACAGCCGATGAGggaaaaaaggggaaaacTAATacaagaggaagagagaaagaaaggaagcATAGGAAAAGAAGTGTACCTATCTTACATGACCAGAATAAATGGAGGAATTTTTGTCCCAATCATAGTCTTGGCACACACATTGTTCCAAGCACTACAGATTGCTAGTAATTACTGGATGACATGGGCTTGTCCAACTACAAGCGAGACAGAACCAAAAGTTGGGATGAATGTTATGCTACTTGTATATTTTCTACTTGCTGTTGGGAGTTCACTAGGCTTGCTGCTGAGATCATTATTATTAGCGGTAATTGGACTTCAAACAGCACAAAAGTTCTTCAAAGATATGTTATACAGTATATTCCATGCACCAATGGCATTTTTCGACACAACCCCAACTGGAAGAATTCTTAACCGG GCATCAGGTGATCAAAGTACTTTAGACTTAGCCATGGCTGTAAAGCTAGGTTGGTGTGCATTCTCAGTAATTCGGTTGCTAGGGACCATTGTAGTAATGTCTCAAGTAGCATGGGAAGTCTTTGCCATTTTGGTACCTGTTACTGCAGCCTGCATCTGGTACCAA CATTATTACACACCCACAGCACGAGAAGTTGGCCGGTTAGCAGGGATTCACCAAGCTCCAATCCTGCACCACTATGCAGAATCCCTAGCAGGAGCAGCAACTATTCGTGCCTTCAACCATGAAGACCGGTTTTTCAGTACCAACCTTCGTCTTATTGATGCCTTTTCAAAGACATGGTTCTATAATAATTCAGTTATGGAGTGGCTTTACTTCAGATTGAATGCGCTATCACATTTTGTTTTTGCCTTTTCATTGGCTTTGCTGGTGTCTCTCCCCGAAGGAACTATCGACCCAG GTAATGCGGGCTTGGCAATATCGTATGGGATAAACTTGAATTGGTTACAGGCTTCAGTCATATGGAGTATATGCAGCGCACAGAGAAAAATCATTTCAGTGGAAAGAATTCTTCAGTACTCGAAGATAAAAAGTGAAGCACCCCTTGTTGTTGAAGACTGCAGACCACCAAGCAATTGGCCGCAAGAGGGGAGTATTACTTTCAAGAATTTACAG ATTCGTTATGCGGACCATCTTCCGGATGTCCTAAAAGACATCAGCTGCGTCATCCcaggaaagaagaaagtggGCGTTGTAGGAAGAACAGGCTGTGGGAAATCAACCCTCATTCaggccatttttaggatagttGAACCTAGAGGAGGAAGCATTGTTATAGACAATGTTGACATTTGTAAGATTGGCCTCCATGACCTGAGATCAAGACTTAGCATCATCCCTCAAGACCCCTTGTTGTTCGAAGGTACGGTTCGAGGAAATCTCGACCCACTAGAACAGTATTCTGACCAAGAAATCTGGGAG GCTTTAGATAAATGTCAATTGGGTGGATTGGTGCGTGAGAAGGAGATGAGGTTGAATTCTCCAG TGGttgaaaatggtgaaaattgGAGTGTTGGTCAACGACAACTATTTTGTCTTGGAAGGGCATTGCTCAAGAAAAGCAACATTCTAGTGCTCGACGAGGCCACAGCGTCTGTCGATTCAGCAACTGATAGCATCATTCAAAGTATCATTAGGCAGGAGTTCGAAAATCAAACAGTAATCACCATAGCTCATAGAATCCACACAGTTATTGACAGCGACCTTGTTTTGGTTCTCAGTGATG GACGGATTGCCGAGTTCGACTCACCCGGAAAATTACTCGAAAGAGATGATTCCTTCTTCTCCAAACTGGTGAAGGAGTATTCGATGAGATCTCAAGGCTTGAATAGCTTAAAAGAACACTGA